A genome region from Chloroherpetonaceae bacterium includes the following:
- a CDS encoding KamA family radical SAM protein, translating to MSTRQNLTVTKETLAEEVTLVTAPTHRVRKSRTLVKKSLEQKLLTLHTEQPPKEEDEDTVWKTLLAKSIETPEEVHRIWGEDLETMKELEKEFNIRINPYYASLIKEKGDPIYRQVVPSRDELIKGCGVDDPLNEERDSPVPSITHRYPDRVLFLVAHECAVYCRFCTRKRKVSDASKISLKYLQAGLDYIKAHPEIRDVVLSGGDPLTLSDRRIEFILKSLREIPHVEIIRIGTKIPCVLPQRITKRLVNIIKKYHPVYVNTHFNHPRELTPEAKLACERLVDAGIPVGNQAVLLKGVNDDPETMKELMKGLLKMRVRPYYIYQADIVRGTEHFRTRVEKGLEIIQALRGHISGLGVPHFVIDSPGGGGKIPLLPHYIQKMDDKEVVMKNYKGDTYIYPQVQEHILTQPNAPCGNGQTFSSASLNGHNASEDNRASEFKVGIEIQDYF from the coding sequence ATGTCGACTCGCCAAAATCTGACCGTTACGAAAGAGACACTTGCAGAAGAGGTAACGCTGGTAACGGCTCCAACTCATCGCGTAAGAAAGTCTCGCACCTTAGTGAAGAAGTCTTTGGAGCAGAAGTTGCTAACACTTCACACTGAGCAGCCGCCCAAAGAAGAAGATGAGGACACAGTTTGGAAAACGCTCTTAGCTAAGAGCATTGAAACGCCAGAAGAGGTACATCGCATCTGGGGAGAAGACCTCGAGACGATGAAGGAGCTGGAAAAAGAATTTAACATCCGCATCAACCCCTATTACGCCTCGCTAATCAAAGAAAAGGGGGACCCGATTTATAGGCAGGTCGTGCCCAGCCGAGACGAGCTGATTAAAGGTTGTGGTGTAGATGACCCACTTAATGAGGAGCGCGATTCGCCCGTGCCTAGTATCACGCATCGTTATCCTGACCGTGTGCTCTTCCTTGTTGCCCACGAGTGTGCCGTGTATTGCCGCTTTTGCACGCGCAAGCGGAAGGTTTCAGATGCGTCAAAAATTAGCTTGAAGTATCTCCAAGCTGGTCTAGATTACATCAAGGCACATCCAGAAATTCGTGATGTGGTGCTCTCGGGCGGTGACCCGCTGACACTCTCCGACCGACGCATTGAATTCATCCTAAAGTCACTGCGCGAAATTCCGCATGTGGAAATTATCCGCATTGGCACAAAAATCCCTTGTGTATTGCCTCAGCGCATTACCAAGCGTCTGGTGAATATCATCAAGAAGTATCACCCTGTCTATGTAAACACGCACTTCAATCACCCAAGAGAACTCACGCCAGAAGCCAAACTGGCTTGTGAGCGCTTGGTGGATGCAGGTATTCCAGTTGGCAATCAGGCAGTGCTGCTGAAAGGGGTCAATGATGACCCAGAGACGATGAAAGAGCTAATGAAAGGGCTGCTGAAAATGCGTGTGCGACCTTACTATATCTACCAAGCTGACATTGTGCGTGGCACAGAGCATTTCCGCACGCGTGTCGAGAAAGGGCTGGAAATTATTCAAGCCTTGCGCGGGCATATTTCTGGCTTAGGGGTGCCGCACTTTGTGATTGACTCGCCCGGCGGTGGCGGCAAAATTCCACTCTTGCCACACTACATCCAAAAGATGGATGACAAGGAAGTCGTGATGAAAAACTACAAGGGCGACACCTACATCTACCCACAAGTGCAGGAGCACATACTGACCCAGCCCAACGCGCCCTGTGGGAATGGACAAACATTCAGTAGTGCGTCCCTGAATGGGCACAATGCAAGTGAAGACAACAGGGCGTCAGAATTTAAGGTTGGTATTGAGATTCAGGATTACTTCTGA
- the ybeY gene encoding rRNA maturation RNase YbeY, with translation MKLDNSTVEIFNTTRQWLPKKALKSAIAAVLYEEQHTPLMISAVYCGDRFIKKINQQYLQHDYATDTISFRLNEGSAVEGEFYISLDTVRRNARRYRQSFIAELLRVTIHSTLHLVGYNDETDSQRSLMTEKEDYYLALLCTTSLKRYAKSITAGMEHVKVK, from the coding sequence CTGAAATTAGATAATTCCACTGTTGAGATTTTCAACACAACAAGGCAGTGGTTGCCAAAGAAAGCCCTAAAAAGTGCAATTGCAGCCGTGCTGTATGAAGAGCAGCACACACCCCTAATGATTTCTGCAGTCTATTGTGGCGACCGATTTATCAAAAAGATAAACCAGCAGTATCTCCAACACGACTACGCTACCGACACCATTTCTTTTCGCCTTAATGAAGGCAGCGCTGTAGAGGGCGAGTTTTACATTTCGCTCGATACAGTGCGGCGCAATGCACGCCGATACAGGCAGAGTTTTATAGCTGAGTTGCTGCGTGTTACAATTCACTCCACTTTGCATCTTGTCGGGTATAACGACGAGACAGATTCACAAAGGTCGCTAATGACAGAGAAAGAGGACTACTACCTTGCTTTGCTCTGCACAACATCGCTCAAAAGGTATGCAAAAAGCATCACTGCAGGCATGGAGCACGTCAAAGTGAAATGA
- a CDS encoding glycosyltransferase family 9 protein — protein MQKLYNVAAYIGSRLVRHSSDMSQPSFLSQKIQQGEIQKILIVALQQLGDNLVFTPTLRAIVEQLGHLQIDMLVNSVGYEVYKNVPQIRRFYVDHTWYWGKGERRLLPLLKLLAKIRKEQYDLAILDATCVALKYPTITYLTGARYRLGIDQHQRGFLNNIRISYQHHLNLVERNLALLSFLGLTRPSSKLWLVTSEQDRLSAAQLMQSIKSSSSDKVIVIHQGSNWSSKQWFSERWVALSQRLLTLPETKLVFTGAERERAQVDAIVLQLKRSDRVFSLVGKTSIHILKEFIALADLFLTVDTGPMHIGNCTDTPMVVLASAIDYENFWIQPSERVIVLRKEVSCKYCRAEVCPLGTKECMRLIEVDEVFEAARYHLTKLRNANASLSDF, from the coding sequence ATGCAGAAACTGTATAATGTTGCTGCGTATATCGGCTCACGGCTGGTGCGGCACTCCTCCGATATGAGCCAGCCAAGTTTTCTTTCCCAGAAGATTCAGCAAGGTGAGATTCAAAAGATTCTCATCGTGGCGCTCCAGCAGCTAGGTGATAACCTTGTCTTTACCCCCACACTTAGAGCGATTGTGGAGCAATTGGGGCACTTGCAAATTGATATGCTGGTCAACTCTGTCGGGTATGAAGTCTACAAGAACGTGCCCCAGATTCGGCGATTCTATGTTGATCACACTTGGTATTGGGGGAAAGGGGAGCGGCGATTGCTCCCTCTCCTAAAGCTACTGGCCAAGATTCGCAAAGAGCAATATGACCTTGCTATTTTGGATGCCACTTGTGTTGCGCTCAAGTATCCCACGATTACCTACCTGACAGGGGCTCGCTATCGCTTAGGTATTGATCAACACCAGCGCGGTTTTCTAAACAACATCCGCATCTCCTATCAGCACCACCTCAATCTGGTTGAGCGAAACCTCGCCCTTCTTTCCTTTTTGGGCCTTACGCGTCCTTCTTCTAAGCTCTGGCTTGTTACCTCCGAACAAGATAGGCTTTCGGCCGCTCAACTGATGCAGTCTATTAAATCCTCTTCCTCTGACAAGGTCATTGTGATTCATCAAGGCAGCAATTGGTCCTCGAAGCAGTGGTTTAGTGAACGCTGGGTTGCTTTGTCGCAGCGCTTACTTACGCTGCCTGAGACTAAACTTGTCTTCACGGGTGCTGAACGTGAGCGTGCACAAGTTGACGCAATTGTCTTGCAGCTTAAGAGATCAGACCGCGTTTTTTCACTTGTTGGTAAAACTTCGATTCACATCCTTAAAGAGTTTATTGCGCTGGCTGACCTCTTTTTGACGGTGGACACAGGCCCAATGCATATCGGTAACTGCACCGATACGCCAATGGTGGTTCTGGCGAGTGCGATTGATTATGAAAATTTCTGGATTCAGCCTTCGGAGCGGGTTATCGTTCTACGCAAAGAAGTCAGTTGTAAATATTGCCGTGCTGAGGTCTGTCCTTTGGGCACAAAGGAATGTATGCGACTTATCGAGGTGGATGAGGTATTTGAGGCTGCACGGTATCATCTAACAAAGTTGCGCAATGCTAACGCGTCATTATCAGATTTCTGA
- a CDS encoding FkbM family methyltransferase codes for MALSDKLDGLKSIWKFDNRWQLLLSRLLFRKNGLNVYCLDEMKILIDHSAGDESGTRHVLVSPMYQQFLAKMTFPNSINVLDLGGNGGGFALMLQHRKIPLKKVVAVEFNPYTHSRMTFNLRQNLECEFVALNAAVCGEAKSLCLQLGRGGTSDNIYNPVNRRQGKVMMIQGITIDELYETYFRGETIDLCKMDIEGAEHEVFAYPHHNAMRHVRYLLVEIHGNDPEKNTAILHRLNQLGFVEEKGEQVDGQDVRFFRNLIMTR; via the coding sequence ATGGCACTTTCCGATAAGCTCGATGGCTTGAAATCAATTTGGAAGTTTGATAACCGCTGGCAACTTCTGCTTTCTCGTCTCTTGTTCCGCAAAAATGGACTGAATGTGTATTGCTTGGATGAAATGAAAATCCTGATTGATCATTCTGCTGGTGATGAAAGTGGCACACGCCACGTGCTGGTATCTCCAATGTATCAGCAATTTCTTGCAAAAATGACCTTTCCAAACAGTATCAATGTCTTGGACTTGGGGGGAAATGGAGGAGGCTTTGCATTGATGCTGCAGCATCGCAAGATTCCACTCAAAAAAGTAGTGGCAGTAGAATTCAACCCCTACACTCATTCCAGAATGACGTTCAACTTGCGTCAGAACTTAGAGTGTGAATTTGTGGCATTGAACGCCGCCGTGTGCGGTGAAGCAAAATCACTGTGTTTGCAGCTGGGCAGAGGTGGTACGTCAGATAACATCTACAATCCAGTCAATAGGCGGCAAGGCAAGGTAATGATGATACAAGGAATAACTATCGACGAGCTCTATGAAACTTACTTTAGAGGTGAGACGATTGACCTATGCAAAATGGATATTGAAGGTGCTGAGCATGAAGTGTTTGCCTACCCGCATCATAATGCAATGAGACACGTTCGATATCTCCTTGTGGAGATTCATGGTAACGACCCTGAAAAGAACACAGCGATACTCCATCGCTTAAATCAGCTTGGTTTTGTCGAAGAAAAGGGAGAGCAAGTTGATGGACAAGACGTGCGCTTCTTCAGAAATCTGATAATGACGCGTTAG
- the hflX gene encoding GTPase HflX has protein sequence MDTKVAREKAVLVGVSRPPEVLKAQVQDYLNELEQLADTAGAIVLHKIIQERTELDPAFYIGKGKVSELASFVKAQQVDVVIFDEDLSPVQVRNLERTLECKILDRTALILQIFAVHAKSAQAKLQVELAQLEYFLPRLTRQWTHLSKQKGGIGTKGPGETQIETDRRLVWQRIATLRRKLREFDRQHQTQTKWRENAMRIALVGYTNAGKTTLMNALCPRANVRGENQLFATLDTTTRQLVLPPNKQVLLSDTVGFIRKLPHKLVESFKSTLQEVRDADILLHVVDASHPNYGEQIAVVEQTLAEIQAINKVIITVFNKLDKLPADFDFAHARECYPNAVFVSAERGIGIQQLKSCITSIISAEFQERQVRVHVSHYKFISFLHDKAEVLEKHYDGEYIEVRFRAPKKMLAQIDATLRKLNDYAAETQ, from the coding sequence TTGGATACAAAAGTCGCTCGCGAGAAAGCCGTTTTGGTTGGGGTGAGCCGCCCACCTGAGGTGCTGAAAGCGCAAGTGCAAGACTACCTCAATGAACTCGAGCAACTGGCGGACACAGCTGGTGCAATCGTTCTCCACAAGATTATCCAAGAGCGAACTGAGTTAGACCCTGCGTTCTACATTGGCAAAGGCAAAGTCAGTGAGCTGGCATCCTTTGTCAAGGCGCAACAGGTTGACGTTGTCATTTTTGACGAAGACCTCTCGCCTGTGCAGGTGCGCAACTTGGAGCGCACACTCGAGTGCAAGATTCTGGATCGAACTGCGCTAATTCTGCAGATTTTCGCTGTGCATGCGAAGTCTGCCCAAGCCAAGTTGCAAGTTGAGTTAGCGCAGCTTGAATACTTTCTGCCACGTCTCACACGACAGTGGACGCACCTCTCAAAGCAAAAAGGGGGTATCGGCACAAAGGGTCCTGGAGAGACGCAGATTGAAACTGACCGGCGGTTGGTCTGGCAGCGCATCGCTACACTGCGGCGGAAATTGCGGGAGTTCGACAGACAGCATCAGACGCAAACAAAGTGGCGTGAAAACGCCATGCGCATTGCCCTAGTAGGTTATACCAACGCTGGCAAAACCACTCTAATGAATGCACTCTGCCCAAGAGCGAATGTCAGAGGTGAAAATCAACTGTTTGCGACGTTAGATACCACCACGCGGCAACTGGTGTTGCCTCCAAATAAGCAAGTGCTGCTCTCCGATACGGTGGGCTTCATTCGCAAGCTGCCACATAAGTTGGTGGAGAGTTTCAAATCTACGCTGCAAGAGGTGCGTGATGCGGATATTCTCTTGCACGTGGTTGATGCCAGTCACCCGAATTACGGGGAACAAATTGCGGTCGTAGAGCAAACGCTGGCAGAGATTCAAGCCATAAACAAAGTGATTATCACGGTCTTCAACAAATTGGATAAATTGCCCGCTGACTTTGATTTTGCGCATGCAAGAGAGTGCTATCCAAATGCCGTGTTTGTCTCCGCAGAGCGAGGAATTGGAATTCAGCAGCTAAAATCTTGCATTACCAGCATTATCAGTGCAGAGTTTCAGGAAAGACAGGTAAGGGTGCATGTGTCGCACTACAAATTCATTAGCTTCTTGCACGACAAAGCAGAAGTGCTTGAGAAGCACTACGATGGAGAGTACATCGAGGTGCGTTTTCGAGCGCCAAAGAAAATGCTCGCTCAAATTGACGCAACGCTTCGAAAGCTAAACGACTATGCAGCAGAAACACAGTGA
- the tig gene encoding trigger factor, giving the protein MNNTITPLSDTEQEMMLTLEPSEFAPTIEQRFKEVQANVQIKGFRKGKAPMEMIRRLMGKEIEADAIEQLASKFFSQVVEEKKLKLIGKARLRHFEYVPNEKLTIYMQYEVQPEFELKPFEDYTFTKIQYEISDEDVEQEIKQLLAEQGVWVSKDGAAEANDLVIADMQKLDSSGLAIIGGRYEQQEFVLANMPSDSSMKKALLGTKAGDERFVDVELRKEDGSSELVRFKVSIKDVKRLDLPELTDELAKELSGGKCQTTAELRQDIRRTLEQYYEEKSEDDLLEEIAQRFVKDNPVAVPPSLARSFENLLVDNARQRLGGKFPRGFSEEAFRRDIHPSAELQARWALIRYKLASQYNIQVTADDFRAEAEKTSAALGLDAGRLLQAYSGDSMREFIYDRILRDKIYDFLKTKVKIVLEKRPLSSLKNAAASQPTEPSQSTLSSESNTQP; this is encoded by the coding sequence TTGAACAACACGATTACACCGCTGAGCGACACCGAGCAAGAAATGATGCTCACCTTAGAACCGTCAGAATTTGCACCAACTATTGAGCAACGCTTCAAAGAAGTTCAAGCAAATGTGCAAATCAAAGGCTTCCGCAAAGGCAAAGCCCCGATGGAGATGATTCGTCGCCTAATGGGCAAGGAAATTGAAGCGGATGCAATTGAGCAGCTTGCCAGCAAGTTTTTCTCACAAGTTGTCGAGGAAAAGAAACTCAAACTTATCGGCAAAGCGCGCCTTCGGCACTTTGAGTATGTGCCTAATGAGAAACTCACTATTTATATGCAGTATGAAGTGCAGCCCGAGTTTGAGCTTAAACCTTTTGAAGATTACACCTTCACCAAAATTCAGTATGAAATTTCCGACGAGGATGTCGAGCAGGAAATCAAGCAGTTGCTTGCTGAGCAAGGCGTTTGGGTGAGCAAGGACGGCGCAGCAGAGGCAAACGACTTGGTTATTGCTGATATGCAAAAGCTTGACAGCTCTGGGCTTGCGATTATCGGTGGGCGTTATGAGCAGCAAGAATTCGTGCTTGCCAATATGCCCAGTGACAGCTCAATGAAAAAAGCACTTCTTGGCACTAAGGCTGGCGACGAGCGCTTCGTAGATGTGGAGCTTAGAAAAGAAGACGGCAGCTCAGAGCTTGTGCGCTTTAAAGTCTCCATTAAAGACGTCAAGCGACTGGACTTGCCTGAGCTGACCGATGAGCTTGCCAAAGAACTCTCTGGCGGCAAGTGCCAAACCACAGCTGAACTTCGCCAAGACATCCGCCGCACTTTGGAGCAATACTATGAAGAAAAATCTGAAGACGATTTGCTCGAGGAGATTGCACAGCGTTTCGTGAAGGACAATCCCGTCGCAGTTCCCCCTTCTCTTGCGCGCTCGTTTGAAAATCTCTTGGTTGATAATGCCCGTCAGCGCTTAGGTGGCAAATTTCCACGTGGTTTTAGTGAGGAAGCCTTCCGGCGAGACATCCACCCCAGCGCTGAATTACAAGCTCGTTGGGCACTCATTCGCTACAAGCTGGCTTCGCAGTATAACATTCAGGTTACAGCTGACGATTTTAGGGCTGAGGCTGAGAAAACTTCTGCGGCACTGGGTCTGGACGCTGGTCGCCTTCTGCAGGCATATTCTGGCGACTCGATGCGAGAATTTATCTACGACCGTATCTTGCGCGACAAGATTTATGACTTTCTCAAAACCAAAGTGAAAATTGTGTTGGAAAAGCGGCCACTTTCCAGCCTAAAAAATGCAGCGGCTAGCCAGCCTACTGAGCCCTCTCAATCCACTCTCTCCTCAGAATCGAACACGCAACCCTAG
- a CDS encoding helix-hairpin-helix domain-containing protein produces the protein MQHWIYAVSARVTGACALLLLVCVCTMRLFAQSGNIPADSIETLRRQTLDRLLDLSEEQSGNSELLEQFNWLRRQKVNLNTAGLAKLLSMPFLTALDVERILAYRRTHGGFKAVAELRALIDEDTYELIRDFLTVGRIRPDQLEEPSFLDDLRRGVLWQRASLEYIGRSLFETPNRVGFQNGAYQGSPPRLYSRIQGFLSDNFMVSVLAEKDVGEVSLSDFASATLLVRDLYALKTLVIGDYNLSFGQGLAIQSGRAFFKSPEAVASVKQSLRQVRPYTSTSEQNYFRGVATEIELGILTLIGFYSRNKISGTTNDTAFSSLNLDGIFRTESQIARKHNIDEQVFGARAQLNTELLENLISIGASFYQTRYDRPFIPQDELFNRMRFRGEQSNVISLDWDYLFYQFNLFGEAAYSVEQRSLSWMLGMQTEFAKGVKGVIHVRNYAPAYYSSRANAFSETSGGAQGRNERGIYLGAELRVLPDLKLRAYYDYYQFPFIASNTVLPSAGNDMLLQVSYKPRRDILIETLLQTKTREEALTQVDASGREYRIATPQRAERIRTDFVYELSPQVRLRTRMEVKHFTQELVEGTRRNLGWLIAQDINLDLFDQRLSIDARLAFFQTDSFDAAIYAFENDLPLTFTVYAHNGRGQRAFVNLRYQILAQVELAARFANVFRDDVASIGSGNEAFPSNTLNTLSLGLRVRF, from the coding sequence ATGCAACACTGGATTTATGCGGTTTCAGCAAGGGTGACTGGTGCGTGTGCTCTACTGCTGCTGGTATGTGTATGCACCATGCGGCTCTTTGCACAATCCGGCAACATCCCAGCAGATAGCATTGAGACGCTGCGTCGCCAAACCTTAGACCGCCTACTTGACCTCTCCGAAGAACAAAGTGGAAACAGCGAACTTTTGGAGCAATTTAACTGGCTGCGCCGCCAAAAAGTGAATCTGAATACTGCAGGCTTAGCCAAGTTGCTTTCGATGCCATTTCTCACCGCACTTGACGTGGAAAGAATTTTAGCTTACCGCAGAACGCACGGTGGATTTAAGGCGGTTGCCGAACTGCGCGCACTCATTGATGAAGATACCTACGAGCTTATCCGTGACTTTTTGACTGTTGGACGCATCAGACCCGACCAGCTCGAGGAACCTTCATTTTTGGATGATCTACGGCGTGGAGTGCTTTGGCAGCGTGCCTCACTGGAATACATCGGTCGCTCACTTTTCGAAACGCCAAACCGTGTCGGATTCCAGAATGGAGCGTATCAAGGCTCGCCGCCACGCCTCTATAGCCGCATTCAGGGTTTTCTCTCGGATAACTTTATGGTCTCTGTGTTAGCCGAAAAAGATGTAGGCGAGGTCTCGCTCTCAGACTTTGCATCAGCGACATTGCTGGTGCGGGACCTCTATGCGCTGAAGACACTCGTGATTGGCGATTACAACCTTTCGTTTGGACAAGGTCTGGCGATTCAAAGCGGAAGGGCATTTTTCAAAAGCCCAGAAGCCGTAGCCAGCGTCAAACAGTCGCTGAGGCAGGTGCGACCCTACACCTCTACGTCCGAGCAAAACTACTTTCGTGGCGTTGCCACCGAAATAGAACTGGGCATACTCACCTTGATTGGGTTTTACTCGCGCAACAAAATCAGTGGCACAACTAATGATACGGCCTTCTCAAGCCTTAACTTGGACGGGATTTTCCGCACAGAGTCACAGATTGCGCGCAAACACAACATCGACGAGCAGGTATTTGGCGCAAGAGCACAGCTGAACACGGAACTACTGGAGAATTTAATAAGCATCGGGGCATCATTTTATCAAACACGTTACGACCGACCTTTTATCCCGCAAGATGAACTGTTTAACCGAATGCGCTTTCGAGGTGAGCAGTCAAATGTCATATCGCTGGATTGGGATTATCTCTTCTATCAGTTCAATCTGTTTGGCGAGGCAGCATATTCGGTGGAGCAGCGGAGTCTCTCGTGGATGCTGGGTATGCAAACGGAATTCGCAAAAGGTGTAAAAGGCGTGATACATGTGCGAAACTATGCACCCGCATACTACTCGTCCAGAGCCAATGCATTTTCAGAGACGAGTGGAGGAGCACAGGGGCGCAATGAGCGTGGCATCTACCTAGGCGCAGAATTGCGAGTGTTGCCAGATTTGAAATTGCGGGCGTATTACGACTACTACCAATTTCCTTTTATCGCATCTAACACGGTTTTGCCATCGGCAGGAAACGACATGCTCCTGCAAGTCTCCTACAAGCCGCGCCGCGACATCCTAATTGAGACACTCCTGCAAACCAAGACGCGTGAGGAGGCCCTGACACAAGTAGATGCTTCGGGGCGGGAATACCGAATTGCCACGCCGCAGCGCGCCGAGCGCATTCGCACCGACTTTGTCTATGAGCTGTCGCCGCAAGTGCGACTGCGCACCCGCATGGAAGTAAAACACTTTACGCAAGAGCTGGTAGAGGGCACACGACGCAATTTAGGCTGGCTAATTGCACAAGATATAAATTTGGACTTATTTGACCAGCGCCTTTCAATTGATGCGCGCCTTGCCTTCTTCCAGACCGATTCGTTTGATGCAGCAATCTATGCTTTTGAGAACGACTTGCCACTAACCTTTACAGTATATGCGCATAATGGCAGAGGGCAGCGTGCTTTTGTCAATCTGCGCTACCAAATTTTGGCACAAGTAGAACTGGCAGCGCGGTTCGCCAATGTCTTTCGTGATGATGTGGCAAGCATAGGCAGTGGCAACGAAGCTTTTCCGAGCAATACTCTCAACACCCTAAGCCTAGGGTTGCGTGTTCGATTCTGA
- the recR gene encoding recombination mediator RecR codes for MRYTSQAIETLIEEFAKLPGIGRKTAQRLALHILREKKENVELLAKALMAAKEQVIYCSVCQNMTDAHQDPCPICSSPKRNRSLICVVESPSDVIAFEKTNQYNGLYHVLHGTISPLEGIGPDDLKIKELLARLSTMNLENAEVILALNPTVEGETTVLYLTKLLSPLKVRLSRIARGVPIGSELEYTDEATLTRALEGRSEIKP; via the coding sequence ATGCGATATACTTCACAAGCGATTGAAACGCTCATTGAAGAATTTGCCAAGTTGCCGGGCATTGGACGGAAGACGGCGCAACGACTGGCCCTGCACATTTTGCGCGAAAAAAAAGAGAATGTTGAACTGCTTGCAAAAGCTCTGATGGCTGCCAAAGAGCAAGTGATTTACTGCTCGGTCTGTCAAAATATGACAGATGCACACCAAGACCCTTGCCCGATTTGCTCCAGCCCGAAGCGCAATCGCTCGCTCATTTGCGTGGTAGAGTCGCCTAGCGATGTGATTGCTTTTGAGAAAACGAATCAGTATAATGGTCTTTACCACGTGCTTCATGGCACGATTTCGCCACTGGAAGGCATCGGGCCTGACGACCTTAAAATCAAGGAGCTACTGGCGCGCCTATCCACAATGAACCTTGAAAACGCCGAAGTGATTTTAGCCTTGAACCCTACGGTAGAAGGTGAAACCACGGTGCTTTATCTTACGAAATTGCTCTCACCTTTGAAAGTGCGGCTCTCCAGAATTGCTCGTGGCGTGCCAATCGGCAGTGAGCTGGAATACACTGATGAAGCGACACTTACACGCGCACTGGAGGGCCGTTCTGAGATTAAACCTTGA
- a CDS encoding PspC domain-containing protein, with product MKRLYRSSEDRIIGGVAAGIGEYFDVDPVFTRVLFVLLAFLSGLGLLLYLVLWIIMPKRPSLLANSTESTGTVTTGVVSSVLTPSPRELEAKRKQRTTIAGIILIVLGILILLDRLIPEYAVPLVLIAIGGVLLWQAFSKSDSQSLQ from the coding sequence ATGAAAAGGCTCTACCGCTCTTCGGAAGACCGCATTATTGGCGGCGTCGCTGCGGGTATCGGCGAATACTTCGATGTTGACCCTGTCTTTACCCGCGTCCTGTTTGTGCTTCTTGCTTTTCTCAGTGGTCTTGGCTTGCTTCTCTACCTCGTGCTCTGGATTATTATGCCGAAGCGCCCTTCACTTCTTGCCAATTCGACCGAAAGCACAGGCACAGTCACGACTGGTGTAGTCAGCTCAGTTCTTACACCTTCACCTCGGGAGCTGGAAGCAAAAAGAAAGCAGCGTACTACCATTGCAGGTATTATTCTAATTGTGCTCGGGATTTTAATTTTGCTTGATAGACTTATTCCAGAATATGCGGTGCCACTTGTTTTAATTGCCATCGGTGGCGTGCTTCTCTGGCAGGCTTTTTCAAAATCAGATTCTCAGTCGCTCCAGTAA
- a CDS encoding DUF5668 domain-containing protein: MKQRKIFLGSFLVVSGIIFFLRNLDLFPLELGYASRYWAVILILIGGSLLIENQLLKGILTGGAAAVLALVLWSSIFNFKGFWKSRVTEISGFPKSAKSYFLSEDFDSTTQRVKLKIDAGVGEYTLADTTTGYLILAEAYTNFGDYALKRERHQGYDELSLKIKPESVSFGWGISLKNRVTLQLNPNPIWELELDAGASSVDFDLSKLKVEKLSIGAGASSVDLKLGDLAKELFVRIDAGAASLDISLPKSVGCKIESRGALASHDFEGFMRKGRDYYTENFESSAKKIYIDIDSGVSSISIHRY; this comes from the coding sequence ATGAAGCAGCGTAAGATTTTTCTGGGTTCATTTTTAGTTGTATCTGGCATTATCTTTTTTCTACGTAACCTCGACCTTTTTCCACTTGAACTTGGATATGCATCTCGATACTGGGCAGTGATCCTAATTCTCATTGGTGGCAGCTTGCTGATTGAGAACCAACTGCTCAAAGGTATTTTGACAGGTGGCGCTGCCGCCGTGCTGGCACTTGTCCTCTGGTCTTCCATCTTCAATTTCAAAGGTTTTTGGAAATCTCGAGTTACGGAAATTTCTGGATTTCCAAAATCTGCAAAATCTTACTTTCTCTCCGAAGATTTCGACTCCACCACTCAGCGCGTCAAGCTCAAAATTGATGCCGGTGTTGGTGAATACACACTTGCTGACACTACCACTGGCTATCTTATCCTTGCAGAAGCCTATACGAACTTTGGAGATTATGCCTTGAAGCGAGAGCGCCATCAAGGATACGATGAACTATCACTTAAAATCAAACCCGAGTCCGTTTCTTTTGGCTGGGGGATTTCCCTGAAAAACCGTGTTACACTTCAACTTAATCCCAACCCAATCTGGGAGTTAGAACTTGATGCAGGCGCTTCCTCTGTTGATTTTGACCTTAGTAAATTGAAAGTCGAGAAACTTAGTATTGGTGCTGGTGCTTCATCAGTAGATTTAAAGTTAGGCGATTTAGCAAAGGAGCTTTTTGTTCGAATTGACGCTGGCGCTGCGTCGCTGGATATCTCTCTTCCCAAAAGCGTTGGTTGCAAGATTGAAAGTCGTGGTGCACTTGCGAGCCATGATTTTGAGGGCTTTATGCGAAAAGGCAGAGACTACTACACTGAGAATTTTGAGTCCAGTGCCAAGAAAATTTACATTGATATTGATTCAGGTGTCTCGAGCATTTCCATTCATCGCTACTAA